A window of Sorex araneus isolate mSorAra2 chromosome 3, mSorAra2.pri, whole genome shotgun sequence genomic DNA:
agtgcagagccgggagtaagccctgagcatcgcttggtgtagccccaaactggggggcggggggaagcggAGAACAAGCCAACATTCGAAGCAGTCCTCTCCTGCTGCAGATCTGAGTCCCCAGCACGGCTAAGAGGGTCCTGGAGTCCCAGGCAGCCCAGGCAAGGGGAACACTAAGGCAGCGGGCCGGCCTTTGGGCGACTTTCcgagtgtgtctatgtgtcctGCTCCCCTCAGAGCCTGGACAGTGGCGCAGGGAGACAGTCTCCTTCAGTTACGGGCACGGCGTCCTTCCAGTCCCTCAGTAATGGGGTCCTGGAAACGAAGCCGCTCCCCCAAGTTGAGGCTCTCCGGATTCTCTGCACCAGCGCTGTGCGCAGGGGGGATCtggtgctggggtgcagggtggggggctgtgggcagtGGCCCCTTGTTCTTCCTCCTGCTGGGCAGAGGGTGAGTAGGAGAGGATGGTGAAGCCCTTCTTCAGCAGGGCGACGTCGGCGGGGACCAGTTCCGCACTGTACCCTGCGGAGGGGCTTTCCAGAACACTCAGCTTCCACTTGTGCGCATCAAATTCCTGGGGCGTGTCTTTGAGCCTCATCAAACACACCTCAGCAGGCTCCAGCAGCACAGTCCAGCTTTGGGCTTGGGTCCTCTGGACCCACCCTGGCCTCATCTTACGGAAGTAGACGGACTGGCTGCAGGTTACCAGGGAGAAGAGCTGCAGGTCCAGCAGCCAGGCCTCAGCCTCACCAGGCTCCATGGCCTGGCTGGAGCCCAGTTCCAACAGCATGGACTCTCCGGGATCACGGTCTCCTCGGAAAAACCCCAGCCAAGCAGTGGGGGAGACCGGCCAGTGCGGGCAGACGGGCAGCATGCCCAGTCTCCAGGGAAGGCCCTGGGTCCAGTCAGCGTCCTCGGGGCCCAGCTCCAGCGGGGTGGCATCCTGAGGCTCCAGCTCGGTCGGCACGAAGAAATGCTCGGGGCTCTCCTGCTCCAGGCCCGCGAGGGTGGACGCCAGGaggcctgggccccagccctgcgAGCCCGCCTGTGCAGGCTGCCCCCAGCTGGGCATCATCCCCAGGGCCGCCGCCTGCTCGGCCCCGCCCCACTCAGGAGACCCTGGCTCCGGGTCCCAGTCGTCCTCGTCCCAGTCATCCGCCTCCAGCGAGTCCCGGAACTCCAGGAAGGCGGCCTTGAAGCAGGTGAAGCATACCTTCAGCTGGGCCCCGTGCTGGAACTGGTACAGCCAGAAGGCGTGCAGGTAGGacacgccctcccggctgtgccgCGCGCTCACCGGGGGGCACATGGCGCGCCCAGGGTCCGCAGAAGGCAACGAGGGGCCCGAGGGCGGGAGCGCGCAGACTCGGGCTGGGCGCGCACCGGGTCCGGCTTCACCGGGGACCTGCAGTCTGGAAAGGCTGcgcttccagaaccttcttcaGCATGCCGTCACTGGTCTCCGGGAGCTGCGAGACAACAGTGAAGGGCGAcgatgggctgggggagggaggcgggcggAGCAGTGACGGTGGGGAGGGGCCACAGGGCATGGGGGCGGGGACCCGGGGGGAGAGgcggagagtgggggaggggcaggcgcccccaccccgggggcccAGGGAAGGGGCTCGGGTGGGCTCCGGGGTGGGAGcgcggggaggggccgggtgtGGCGGGGTCCCCAGGGGAAGGAGGGTGGGCTGCGGGAGGCAGGGGGACACGGgaggggccgggcggcggcggttAGGGCAGGAAGGCCACGGGGCAGCCGGCCCGACGCGGCCCAACGGAACCGGGCGGAAACTCACGGAACCCGGCCGACCCTCCGAGAGCCTGGAGGCCCCTGACGCCCGCGGCCATGACACCACGTCAGCGTGTGACCAGGCCGACGCGCCTCACGGCCGCCTTCCCTCAGCCACCGGCGGGCTCTGGGCGCATTTGCATAGACCCCTTCCCATGGTGCCCTGGGCGCATTTGCATAGACCCCTTCCCATGGTGCCCTGGGCGCGTTTGCATATATTCCTTCAAATGGTGCTCTGGGTATATTTGCATCGACCCCTTCCCATGGTGCTCTGGGTATATTTGCATCGAACCCTTCCCATGGTGCTCTGGGTACATTTGCATCGAACCCTTCCCATGGTGCTCTGGGTACATTTGCATCGAACCCTTCCCATGGTGCCCTGGACTTATTTGCATAGACCCCTTCCCATGGTGCCCTGGGTGCATTTGCATAGACCCCTTCCCATGGTGCCCTGGGTGTATTAGCATAGACCCCTTCCCATGGTGCCCTGGGATATTTGCATATATTCCTTCAAATGGTGCTCTGGGTATATTTGCATCGACCCCTTCCCATGGTGCTCTGGGTACATTTGCATCGAACCCTTCCTATGGTGCTCTGGGATATTTGCATATATTCCTTCAAATGGTGCTCTGGGTATATTTGCATCGACCCCTTCCCATGGTGCTCTGGGTACATTTGCATCGAACCCTTCCTATGGTGCTCTGGGTACATTTGCATCGAACCCTTCCCATGGTGCCCTGGGTGTATTAGCATAGACCCCTTCCCATGGTGCCCTGGGTGCGTTTGCATATGTTCTTTCCCATGGTGCCCTGGGATATTTGCATATATTCCTTCAAATGGTGCTCTGGGTATATTTGCATCGACCCCTTCCCATGGTGCTCTGGGTACATTTGCATCGAACCCTTCCCATGGTGCCCTGGACTTATTCGCATAGACCCCTTCCCATGGTGCCCTTGGCGCATTTGCATAGACCCCTTCCCATGGTGCCCTGGGTGTATTAGCATAGACCCCTTCCCATGGTGCCCTGGGCGCGTTTGCATATATTCTTTCCCATGGTGCCCTGGGACATTTGCATATATTCCTTCAAATGGTGCTCTGGGTATATTTGCATCGACCCCTTCCCATGGTGCTCTGGGTACATTTTCATCGAACCCTTCCCATGGTGCCCTGGACTTATTTGCATAGACCCCTTCCCATGATGCCCTGGGCGCGTTTGCACAGACCTCCTTTCCATGGTGCCCTGGACATATTTGCATAGATCCCGTAGATCCCCTTCCCATGGTGCTCTGGGCATATTTGCATGTATCCTTTaccatggtcccctgggcatatttgcatatattggTTTCTGGGCCTGTTTACATATATCCCTTCCCATGGAGTTCTGGGTACACTTGCACATATCCCTTCAAACGGTGTCCTAGACATATTTGCACATATCCCTTCCTGCAGGAAAAATGACCTGGCACCACGCTGAACCCGGTGCCCTGGGTATATTTGCATATTGCTGGCCATGGTGCCCTAGGCATATTtgcatataactttttttttggttggctttttgggccacacctggcgatgcacaggggtttactcctggctctgcattcaggaattactcctggaggtgctcagcggaccatgtgggatcctgggattcgaacccgggtcagcctatacaaggcaaatgccctacctgctgtgctatcgctccagcccctgcatataACTCTTACCATGGTGCCCTGTACATGTTTGCATATATCCCTTCCCATGGTGGCCGGCTAAGTTTGCATCTACCTCTTCCCACTTCTGCACGATGTCCTTGGACTGTTTGCGCATCTCCCACGAGCTCCCATGTGGCTCCCTACCCTGCCCCATTGGACCTTCCTCCATATGCGGGAGCAGATCTGGGCCACATCCTAAGGGTTGTGCAGCACGGGGCTCAGAACTAGGTTCCTGGCTAGTCTGCTGTGACAAACCTTGCCCGGAGGTGTGCCTTGGAGGGTTTGAGGGGTGGGATGAGCAGGGAATGTATGGAAATATCTTGTGAAACCAAAATTactaaaataggggccggagcgatagcacagcgggtagggcgtttgccttgcatgcggccgacccgggttcgatccccggcatcccatatggtcccccaagcaccgccaggagtaattcctgagtgcagagccaggagtaacccctgagcatcgctgggtgagacccaaaaagaaaacaaacaaaaaaaataaataaaaaacaaaattactaaaataatctATTCTATTTTCAAAAATCGTTTTCTTAATATGACTTAAAGGGGGGAAATGACTAAAGAATAAAAGGAGGGGATgtggtggggagtgatgggagagaaactggggacactggtgctgggaaatgtacactggtggagggatgggtgttggaacattatgactgaaacctaatcttcAGCAGCCTTGTAGGGGGCTGTTTcgtaatgattcaattaaaaaaatctttttttttttttttttttgctttttgggtcacacccggcgatgcacaagggtcactcctggctcatgcactcaggaattattcctggcgatatgagatgctggaattcaaacccaggtcggctgcgtgcaaggcaaatgccctacccgctgtgctatcactccagcccctcaataaaaaaatattttaaaaaaatgtataaaaggaAGGGCTGAATCCAttgtacagtgggaaaggcacttgccttgcaccccacagacccagatttgattcccagcacttcacagggtcccccagactccaccaggaatgatcttgagcagagccaggagcaagccctgaacaccgccagatgAGTCACATCTCTATTTTTCTTAGCCCTCCCCCCCCGCCACAGCACCAGCATTGGGGAGAATTCTCCTTTTGCTTCTAGAGCCACTGCAGTTCCAGGTGTCCACGCACTGCACTCTGGCACCCTGCTGGGCCATGGCAACACCCACCAGCATCCTTGCAACCCTCTGTAGGACACCTCTCTGGATCACCTCACTCCAGGGCCCCTGGACACAGCATTCACAGCCCTTCCCTCAGCCCCGTCCTGCCAACACCACCGTGGATGCATGCCAGGCCTCGAAGGCATCAGCAAGGAAACTCCGAAGGCCGCACATGGAGGGTTGGCTTAAGGAGAAGCAGGTGCGAATGCTCGAACTTCTTTTAGTTTCTCTGCATTTCCGCTGTAAATCAGGGCTTGCTAGGCTGGCCTGATGCTCTGGCATTTGGGCAGCTCATGAGCATGACTTCCCTCCTCTGGGCACCCTGGCTGTGGCCCTGTGCCAATCATCACGTCTCTAGCTCTGTCTCAGACCTGGGGCTGTGGGGGACATCGGTCGACCCCCCAGGCTCCGTGCTCAGCAGGACACGAGGCACCAGGGTCGGAGCTGGGGCTCCCACTAGTGAAAGCTGCACCAGGTGCCAACCTCGTTCCCTTCAAGGAAGGCCACTAGAGACCAGCCTGCCGGGTGTGGAGGAGTTCGCAAAGTCGCGCCTACACTGTGGAGGGGCAGGTGCCAGTAGCCTCCTCCATGGGCAGGCTTTGCCCCCATGTCCCCCTGGGGCTGGTCTGGACTCTGGGGGAGTGCCCTGGCCAACTTCTCCCCTTAACCTCCCACGTATTGGAAGGACAGAGATAGGACACCCTTGATACCCTAAAACCCTAAAGTTGGGTTTGGCGAGACATCTGGAAAGATAGCGAGGCAGCCCGTGCCCGTGGAAACTTGTCGTGGAGGGAAGTACGCTGTCCTCCGGCAGGACACTGGCAGCTGCTGCGGGAGGGGTGGGTGCGCCCGCCAGCGGCATTTCCTGGGCGAGGAACGGAGGAGGCCTCCCTGCCACCAGGGGCCAGTACTGGTGGCTCACCTCTGGCTTTTCCGCTAAACCTCTCTGTAATGCTCAGTAGTATCACGGATGTGGGGGACCTCAGGGGACGCCCTGCTGCCCTCTGGTACCCGAGTCTGAGCTTTTCAAAGGACACAGGCTTCCTGCAGTTCTGAGCCACATGGAGCTGAGGAGCCCGGTCCAGGTCAGGCTGTAGCTTATTTCCACCCCAGCAGCTCTGGGTACCACCACTGAGACCTTCACTCATCGTTCTCGGGCGTATGGTGTGTCCATGAAATAAACTGTAGGTGGACTCACGTGCATGCAAGGAGTGGAATCTAGACGTAGTATGTACATGGAATAGCAATGTGTGTCCATGAAGTCAGTGTGT
This region includes:
- the TEX19 gene encoding testis-expressed protein 19: MCPPVSARHSREGVSYLHAFWLYQFQHGAQLKVCFTCFKAAFLEFRDSLEADDWDEDDWDPEPGSPEWGGAEQAAALGMMPSWGQPAQAGSQGWGPGLLASTLAGLEQESPEHFFVPTELEPQDATPLELGPEDADWTQGLPWRLGMLPVCPHWPVSPTAWLGFFRGDRDPGESMLLELGSSQAMEPGEAEAWLLDLQLFSLVTCSQSVYFRKMRPGWVQRTQAQSWTVLLEPAEVCLMRLKDTPQEFDAHKWKLSVLESPSAGYSAELVPADVALLKKGFTILSYSPSAQQEEEQGATAHSPPPCTPAPDPPCAQRWCRESGEPQLGGAASFPGPHY